One genomic region from Tachysurus vachellii isolate PV-2020 chromosome 22, HZAU_Pvac_v1, whole genome shotgun sequence encodes:
- the LOC132838446 gene encoding mucin-5AC-like: protein MPLTPYPSVSSDTTEPTSTEYTSSIVIGETSPEPAQTSQHSSAPPTTEHNTTTILPSFTTSPTETFPTTNVSTTSVVTTVTETTIQTSPIVSATEESPHSTVFSTENVYSTPSTYSTSMPLTPYPGSSETGEPTSPEYTSTILTGQTSESSPSPDNTIQQSSAFPSTDETMASFSTTEHMSTAILTSFTEITTETLPTKEVSTQVTSEFSTEGTQSQSTIDSATTLTSEESAHSTLSTSSDAVHSTTSTHSTSMPLTPYPSVSSDTTEPTSSEYTSSILTGQTSESSPDQTIQQSSAFPSTDKTMASFSTTEHMSTAILTSFTGITTETLPTKEVSTQRCCPFNNIHPLDIYAFNTLSIRQF, encoded by the exons ATGCCTTTAACACCTTATCCATCCGTCAGTTCTGACACTACAGAACCAACTTCAACAGAGTACACATCAAGTATTGTAATTGGAGAGACTTCACCTGAACCAGCCCAAACCAGCCAGCACTCATCGGCACCTCCAACAACTGAACACAATACCACAACCATACTACCATCATTCACAACAAGTCCAACTGAAACATTTCCTACAACCAATGTATCCACAACATCAGTAGTGACCACAGTAACAGAAACCACAATCCAAACAAGTCCAATAGTGTCTGCAACAGAGGAGTCGCCACATTCCACTGTGTTCTCAACTGAAAATGTCTATTCAACACCATCCACCTACTCAACATCCATGCCCTTAACACCTTATCCAGGCAGTTCCGAAACTGGAGAACCAACTTCACCAGAATACACATCAACTATCCTAACTGGACAGACCTCCGAATCTTCACCTTCACCAGACAACACAATCCAGCAATCATCAGCATTTCCATCCACAGATGAAACCATGGCTTCATTTTCAACAACTGAACACATGTCCACAGCTATACTAACATCATTCACAGAAATTACAACGGAAACACTTCCTACAAAGGAAGTGTCCACACAAGTAACTTCGGAGTTTTCAACTGAAGGGACGCAATCTCAATCAACTATTGACTCAGCAACAACTTTAACATCAGAGGAATCAGCTCATTCCACTTTGTCCACCTCAAGCGATGCTGTCCATTCAACGACATCCACCCACTCGACATCTATGCCTTTAACACCTTATCCATCCGTCAGTTCTGACACTACAGAACCAACTTCATCAGAGTACACATCAAGTATCCTAACTGGACAGACTTCTGAATCTTCACCTGACCAAACAATCCAGCAATCATCAGCATTTCCATCCACAGATAAAACCATGGCTTCATTTTCAACAACTGAACACATGTCGACAGCTATACTAACATCTTTCACAGGAATTACAACGGAAACGCTTCCTACAAAGGAAGTGTCCACACAA CGATGCTGTCCATTCAACAACATCCACCCACTCGACATCTATGCCTTTAACACCTTATCCATCCGTCAGTTCTGA
- the LOC132838222 gene encoding mucin-2, protein MISFSTTEHMSTAILTSFTEITTETLPTKEVSTQVSSEFSTEGTQSQSTIDSATTLTSEESAHSTLSTSSDAVHSTTSTHSTSMPLTHYPSVSSDTTEPTSTEFTSSIIIGETSPEPAQTSQHSSAPPTTEHNTTTILPSFTTSPTETFPTTDVSTTSVVTTVTESTIQTSPIVSATVESPHSTVFSTENVYSTPSTYSTSMPLTPYPGSSETGEPTSPDYTSTILTGQTSESSPSPDNTIQQSSAFPSTDETMSSFSTTEHMSTAILTSFTEITTETLPTKEVSTQVTSEFSTEGTQSQSTIDSATTLTSEESAHSTLSTSSDAVHSTTSTHSTSMPLTPYPSVSSDTTEPTSTEYTSSIVIGETSPEPAQTSQHSSAPPTTEHNTTTILPSFTTSPTETFPTTDVSTTSVVTTVTESTIQTSPIESATEESPHSTVFSTENVYSTPSTYSTSMPLTPYPGSSETGEPTSPEYTSTILTGQTSESSPSPDNTIQQSSAFPSTDETMASFSTTEHMSTAILTSFTEITTGTLPTKEVSTQVTSEFSTEGTQSQSTIDSATTLTSEESAHSTLSTSSDAVHSTTSTHSTSMPLTHYPSVSSDTTEPTSTDYTSSIVIGETSPEPAQTSQHSSAPPTTEHNTTTILPSFTTSPTEIFPTTDVSTTSVVTTVTESTIRTSSIVSATEESPHSTVYSTENVYSTPSTYSTSMPLTPYPGSSETGEPTSPEYTSNILTGQTSESSPSPDQTIQQSSAFPSTDETMVSFSTTEHMSTAILTSFTEITTETLPTKEVSTQVTSEFSTEGTQSQSTIDSATTLTSEESAHSTLSTSSDAVHSTTSTHSTSMPLTHYPSFSSDTTEPTSSEYTSSIVIGETSPEPAQTSQHSSAPPTTEHNTTTILPSFTTSPTETFPTTDVSTTSVVTTVTESTIQTSPIVSATVDSPHSTVFSTENVYSTPSTYSTTMHLTPYPGSSETGEPTSPEYTSTILTGQTSESSPSPDNTIQQSSAFPSTDETMASFSTTEHMSTAILTSFTEITTETLPTKEVSTQVSSEFSTEGTQSQSTMDSATTLTSEASAHSTLSTSSDAVHSTTSTHSTSMPLTHYPSVSSDTTEPTSTEYTSSISNLSSTNSATSFLGSTADQVNQSTTLPSTSSQNSVLTSPSSPSTITVNSCTDCQCNGAPCFFNVTSELCQCICSDYTYGDSCSFAVNTRPVILSEERPTRKANISLRILKEYNTDYGNLNSEASKNLISVLSHGLSGICRRAAPQNFRDVKILRLLPGSIIVESIAEYNYPNNQSQIGFLNKDLEPSLKKLFDSPDLSEALGNVSVQGVAVLMQTAEIEYISDLKPYLNCSSDFANYTLNLVEGAWECEGPCKHNPRYCNAHGDCVNMKTGPMCLCYKSSFQEYYGPQCELFHRGAGFYGALFGSLGAALLLFITVTIGIVVVRLRRCRCWSLSSSYDSSSSGLFGDYFFDFTERGKKCHLQKYTMHNDLRDAEAGVFN, encoded by the exons ATGATTTCATTTTCAACAACTGAACACATGTCCACAGCTATACTAACATCATTCACAGAAATTACAACAGAAACGCTTCCTACAAAGGAAGTGTCCACACAAGTAAGTTCAGAGTTTTCAACTGAAGGGACGCAATCTCAATCAACTATTGACTCAGCAACAACTTTAACATCAGAGGAATCAGCTCATTCCACTTTGTCCACCTCAAGCGATGCTGTCCATTCAACGACATCCACCCACTCGACATCTATGCCTTTAACACATTATCCATCTGTCAGTTCTGACACTACAGAACCAACTTCAACAGAGTTCACATCAAGTATAATAATTGGAGAGACTTCACCTGAACCAGCCCAAACCAGCCAGCACTCATCAGCACCTCCAACAACTGAACACAATACCACAACCATACTACCATCATTCACAACAAGTCCAACTGAAACATTTCCTACAACCGATGTATCCACAACATCAGTAGTGACCACAGTAACAGAAAGCACAATCCAAACAAGTCCAATAGTGTCTGCAACAGTGGAGTCGCCACATTCCACTGTGTTCTCAACTGAAAATGTATATTCAACACCATCCACCTACTCAACTTCCATGCCCTTAACACCTTATCCAGGCAGTTCCGAAACTGGAGAACCAACTTCACCAGATTACACATCAACTATCCTAACTGGACAGACTTCTGAATCTTCACCTTCACCAGACAACACAATCCAGCAATCATCAGCATTTCCATCCACAGATGAAACCATGTCTTCATTTTCAACAACTGAACACATGTCCACAGCTATACTAACATCATTCACAGAAATTACAACAGAAACGCTTCCTACAAAGGAAGTGTCCACACAAGTAACTTCGGAGTTTTCAACTGAAGGGACGCAATCTCAATCAACTATTGACTCAGCAACAACTTTAACATCAGAGGAATCAGCTCATTCCACTTTGTCCACCTCAAGCGATGCTGTCCATTCAACGACATCCACCCACTCGACATCTATGCCTTTAACACCTTATCCATCCGTCAGTTCTGACACTACAGAACCAACTTCAACAGAGTACACATCAAGTATAGTAATTGGAGAGACTTCACCTGAACCAGCCCAAACCAGCCAGCACTCATCGGCACCTCCAACAACTGAACACAATACCACAACCATACTACCATCATTCACAACAAGTCCAACTGAAACATTTCCTACAACCGATGTATCCACAACATCAGTAGTGACCACAGTAACAGAAAGCACAATCCAAACAAGTCCAATAGAGTCTGCAACAGAGGAGTCGCCACATTCCACTGTGTTCTCAACTGAAAATGTCTATTCAACACCATCCACCTACTCAACTTCCATGCCCTTAACACCTTATCCAGGCAGTTCCGAAACTGGAGAGCCAACTTCACCAGAGTACACATCAACTATCCTAACTGGACAGACTTCTGAATCTTCACCTTCACCAGACAACACAATCCAGCAATCATCAGCATTTCCATCCACAGATGAAACCATGGCTTCATTTTCAACAACTGAACACATGTCCACAGCTATACTAACATCATTCACAGAAATTACAACAGGAACGCTTCCTACAAAGGAAGTGTCCACACAAGTAACTTCGGAGTTTTCAACTGAAGGGACGCAATCTCAATCAACTATTGACTCAGCAACAACTTTAACATCAGAGGAATCAGCTCATTCCACTTTGTCCACCTCAAGCGATGCTGTCCATTCAACGACATCCACCCACTCGACATCTATGCCTTTAACACATTATCCATCTGTCAGTTCTGACACTACAGAACCAACTTCAACAGACTACACATCAAGTATAGTAATTGGAGAGACCTCACCTGAACCAGCCCAAACCAGCCAGCACTCATCGGCACCTCCAACAACTGAACACAATACCACAACCATACTACCATCATTCACAACAAGTCCAACTGAAATATTTCCTACAACCGATGTATCCACAACATCAGTAGTGACCACAGTAACAGAAAGCACAATCCGAACAAGTTCAATAGTGTCTGCAACAGAGGAGTCGCCACATTCCACTGTGTACTCAACTGAAAATGTCTATTCAACACCATCCACCTACTCAACATCCATGCCCTTAACACCTTATCCAGGCAGTTCCGAAACTGGAGAACCAACTTCACCAGAGTACACATCAAATATCCTAACTGGACAGACTTCCGAATCTTCACCTTCACCAGACCAAACAATCCAACAATCATCAGCATTTCCATCCACAGATGAAACCATGGTTTCATTTTCAACAACTGAACACATGTCCACAGCTATACTAACATCATTCACAGAAATTACAACGGAAACGCTTCCTACAAAGGAAGTGTCCACACAAGTAACTTCGGAGTTTTCAACTGAAGGGACGCAATCTCAATCAACTATTGACTCAGCAACAACTTTAACATCAGAGGAATCAGCTCATTCCACTTTGTCCACCTCAAGCGATGCTGTCCATTCAACGACATCCACCCACTCGACATCTATGCCTTTAACACATTATCCATCCTTCAGTTCTGACACTACAGAACCAACTTCATCAGAGTACACATCAAGTATAGTAATTGGAGAGACTTCACCTGAACCAGCCCAAACCAGCCAGCACTCATCGGCACCTCCAACAACTGAACACAATACCACAACCATACTACCATCATTCACAACAAGTCCAACTGAAACATTTCCTACAACCGATGTATCCACAACATCAGTAGTGACCACAGTAACAGAAAGCACAATCCAAACAAGTCCAATAGTGTCTGCAACAGTGGACTCGCCACATTCCACTGTGTTCTCAACTGAAAATGTATATTCAACACCATCCACCTACTCAACTACCATGCATTTAACACCTTATCCAGGCAGTTCCGAAACTGGAGAACCAACTTCACCAGAATACACATCAACTATCCTAACTGGACAGACTTCTGAATCTTCACCTTCACCAGACAACACAATCCAGCAATCATCAGCATTTCCATCCACAGATGAAACCATGGCTTCATTTTCAACAACTGAACACATGTCCACAGCTATACTAACATCTTTCACAGAAATTACAACGGAAACACTTCCTACAAAGGAAGTGTCCACACAAGTAAGTTCAGAGTTTTCAACTGAAGGGACGCAATCTCAATCAACTATGGACTCAGCAACAACTTTAACATCAGAGGCATCAGCTCATTCCACTTTGTCCACCTCAAGCGATGCTGTCCATTCAACGACATCCACCCACTCGACATCTATGCCTTTAACACATTATCCATCCGTCAGTTCTGACACTACAGAACCAACTTCAACAGAGTACACATCAAGTATATCAAATCTATCCTCTACCAACAGTGCAACTTCTTTTCTTGGATCTACAGCTGATCAAGTGAATCAATCCACAACATTACCTTCTACTAGTTCACAAAATTCTGTATTGACAAGTCCATCTTCTCCATCAACTATCACCGTAAACAGCTGTACAGATTGCCAGTGTAATGGAGCACCATGTTTCTTTAATGTGACTTCTGAATTATGTCAATGCATTTGCAGTGATTACACTTACGGTGATTCATGTAGTTTTGCAGTTAACACAAGACCTGTTATATTAT CTGAGGAGAGACCAACAAGAAAGGCAAACATTTCTTTGAGAATTTTAAAGGAATATAATACTGACTATGGCAATTTAAATTCTGAGGCATCCAAAAATTTGATTTCAGTTTTATCACATGGG CTTTCTGGAATTTGCAGAAGAGCAGCACCACAAAATTTCAGAGATGTAAAGATCCTCAGATTATT ACCTGGTAGCATCATTGTCGAAAGCATTGCAGAGTACAACTATCCCAACAACCAATCCCAAATAGGTTTTCTCAACAAGGATCTAGAACCCTCACTGAAAAAGTTGTTTGATAGTCCAGATTTAAGTGAAGCACTTGGAAATGTTTCTGTTCAGGGTGTAGCGGTTCTAATGCAGACAGCTGAAatagaat ATATTTCAGACCTGAAACCATACTTGAATTGCAGTTCGGATTTTGCCAATTACACACTGAATTTGGTGGAAGGTGCCTGGGAGTGTGAGGGGCCATGCAAACATAACCCCAGATACTGCAACGCTCACGGAGATTGTGTGAACATGAAAACTGGCCCGATGTGCCT ATGCTACAAGTCTTCTTTTCAAGAATACTACGGTCCACAGTGCGAGCTTTTCCACAGAGGTGCAGGGTTTTATGGCGCTCTCTTCGGGAGTTTAGGAGCTGCCCTTCTTCTTTTCATAACTGTGACAATCGGGATTGTAGTAGTACGACTGAGGCGCTGTAGATGCTG GTCTTTGAGCAGCAGTTATGATTCGAGTAGTTCGGGCTTGTTTGGTGACTACTTCTTCGACTTCACAGAGAGAGGTAAAAAAT GTCATCTTCAGAAGTACACTATGCATAACGATCTACGAGATGCAGAGGCTGGAGTATTTAACTGA